The following coding sequences lie in one Spartobacteria bacterium genomic window:
- a CDS encoding ABC transporter permease — protein MSRTGSLFRREFKAFFETPVAYVFLVVFLVMTGFLTFFVSHYYEAGQADLSGFFIWIPWVYLVLVPAVTMRLWSEERRTGTIELLLTLPITTTQAVAAKFLAGWAFMILAQLLTLPLVATTMWLGDPDPGPIIGGYLGCIMLSGAMVSVGCVMSATTRNQVISFILSALVSLFLILAGWPPVTDMLAAWDPGWVIPFVAKCSVMPHYETMQRGVLDLRDGVYFISIILFMLAAAVTVINERKTV, from the coding sequence ATGAGCAGAACGGGATCGCTTTTTCGTCGGGAATTCAAGGCCTTTTTCGAAACGCCGGTCGCGTATGTTTTCCTTGTCGTATTTCTGGTTATGACCGGTTTTTTGACCTTCTTTGTGAGTCATTATTATGAGGCTGGGCAGGCTGATTTAAGCGGTTTTTTCATATGGATCCCCTGGGTTTACCTCGTTCTTGTGCCAGCGGTCACGATGCGGTTATGGAGCGAAGAGCGCCGGACGGGAACCATCGAGCTGCTGCTGACGCTGCCCATAACCACGACGCAGGCTGTGGCTGCCAAATTTTTGGCCGGCTGGGCGTTTATGATCTTGGCACAGCTGCTGACTTTACCACTGGTCGCGACCACGATGTGGCTGGGAGATCCCGATCCGGGGCCGATTATTGGCGGGTATCTGGGATGCATTATGCTGTCCGGGGCCATGGTGTCCGTGGGATGCGTTATGTCGGCCACCACGCGTAATCAAGTCATCAGTTTTATTTTGTCAGCACTGGTTTCTCTGTTTCTGATACTGGCGGGGTGGCCGCCGGTAACAGACATGCTGGCGGCATGGGATCCGGGGTGGGTCATTCCTTTTGTGGCGAAATGCAGCGTGATGCCGCATTACGAAACCATGCAGCGGGGCGTGCTCGATTTACGCGACGGGGTATATTTTATCAGCATCATACTGTTCATGCTCGCGGCGGCGGTCACCGTTATAAACGAACGAAAAACGGTTTAG
- a CDS encoding DUF4340 domain-containing protein: MPVRHRLLADSSCAGLMKQLLLIIVAAGLALLAYRAIELEKNDIPPETQTEELLLPQLTKPGLADAIHRMEFYFSHSTTIVARVDGTWSLLDHGRYPVRKELVTTLFRTLSTLRVGQVVHVRPDQYADLHLVASTNDLDSDFVQLRLLGRDWEAVIDLIIGSSREAAAQESKAYHVRMGDQVFLVSGALPELQSDPMAWVDNTLVDVDPESITRIRIVQSEQTTVLTRRMDKQGWYVAGMAPALDPDPEKIDKLKTILKKLSFLDVHKVDRRAFSGSQTEEYTFWTEDGLTYTLSVASDHVIASGNLRIMLDVQASPEDGVICSELTLQKAEVLRTQWQDRVFLIPGYRTCHQGIKPDDFGIPRKRGAPN, translated from the coding sequence ATGCCTGTTCGGCATCGGCTTCTGGCTGATTCGTCGTGTGCGGGCCTCATGAAACAGCTGCTGCTGATCATTGTTGCGGCAGGGCTGGCCTTGCTGGCGTATCGCGCGATAGAACTGGAAAAAAACGATATCCCTCCGGAAACGCAGACGGAAGAGCTCTTGCTGCCCCAGCTGACTAAACCGGGATTAGCCGATGCGATTCATCGCATGGAGTTCTATTTCAGTCATAGCACAACGATTGTTGCCCGTGTAGACGGCACATGGAGTCTTTTGGATCATGGCCGCTATCCCGTTCGAAAAGAGCTTGTTACTACGTTGTTCCGCACCCTGAGCACCCTGCGTGTCGGTCAGGTGGTGCATGTCCGGCCGGATCAATATGCCGACCTGCATCTGGTGGCGTCCACCAACGATCTTGACTCAGATTTTGTACAGCTTCGTCTGCTGGGCCGGGACTGGGAGGCCGTCATCGACCTCATCATTGGTTCTTCTCGCGAAGCAGCGGCTCAGGAATCAAAAGCATATCATGTACGTATGGGCGACCAGGTTTTTCTCGTAAGCGGGGCCTTGCCCGAACTGCAAAGCGACCCGATGGCCTGGGTGGATAATACCCTTGTGGACGTTGACCCCGAAAGCATTACTCGTATCCGCATCGTCCAGAGCGAACAGACGACCGTTCTGACTCGCCGCATGGACAAACAGGGATGGTATGTGGCCGGGATGGCTCCGGCACTGGATCCCGATCCTGAAAAAATCGATAAACTGAAAACCATACTTAAAAAGCTCTCTTTTCTGGATGTTCACAAGGTCGACCGGCGAGCCTTTTCCGGATCGCAGACAGAGGAGTATACTTTTTGGACGGAAGACGGGTTGACGTACACGTTGTCCGTCGCATCCGACCACGTCATCGCATCCGGCAATCTGCGCATCATGCTTGATGTACAGGCATCGCCCGAAGACGGGGTCATCTGCTCTGAGCTCACACTGCAAAAGGCCGAAGTGCTTCGGACGCAATGGCAGGATCGGGTCTTTCTCATTCCCGGCTACCGTACCTGCCATCAGGGAATCAAACCCGATGATTTTGGCATACCACGGAAACGCGGCGCACCGAATTAA
- a CDS encoding chorismate mutase, whose product MDMLALEHIRAVLSRLEETIIFGLIERAQFAQNKVIYQPDGVGPLQGKSLFGFMLYETECTHAKVRRYTSPDEHPFNSNLPEPMLTRLTFSDSPLYPNDININDEILPIYQDRIIPRICDQGDDGQYGSSSVNDVQLIQSISKRIHYGKFVAESKYRADPAPFDAFIAARDADAIMCHITFAAVEKAVLDRVYMKACTYSKELNETRINYKVDPEAVRDIYAKWIIPMNKQVQIRYLLGKQCVSQ is encoded by the coding sequence ATGGACATGTTGGCACTGGAACATATTCGGGCGGTGTTGAGCCGTTTGGAAGAAACGATTATCTTTGGGCTGATTGAGCGGGCGCAGTTCGCTCAGAATAAAGTCATCTATCAACCCGACGGCGTCGGCCCGCTCCAGGGGAAAAGCCTTTTCGGCTTCATGCTGTACGAAACAGAATGCACCCACGCCAAAGTGCGACGCTATACCAGCCCGGACGAACATCCTTTCAACAGCAATCTGCCGGAGCCCATGTTAACCCGGCTGACCTTTTCAGACAGTCCGCTGTATCCCAATGATATTAATATCAATGACGAAATTCTGCCGATATATCAGGACAGGATCATACCCCGAATCTGTGATCAGGGCGATGACGGACAATACGGCTCCAGCTCTGTCAACGACGTACAATTGATTCAGTCCATATCCAAACGTATTCACTACGGGAAATTCGTGGCCGAAAGCAAATATCGCGCCGACCCCGCGCCTTTTGATGCCTTTATTGCCGCTCGCGATGCCGATGCGATCATGTGCCACATCACCTTTGCCGCCGTTGAAAAAGCCGTCCTGGATCGCGTCTATATGAAGGCCTGCACCTACAGCAAAGAGCTCAACGAAACCCGTATCAATTATAAAGTTGATCCCGAGGCTGTCCGCGATATTTACGCCAAATGGATTATTCCCATGAACAAGCAGGTTCAGATTCGCTACCTATTGGGGAAACAATGCGTATCGCAATGA
- the hemW gene encoding radical SAM family heme chaperone HemW, with protein MTASLYIHVPFCVKKCAYCDFYSCPAQNDRIITDYLRALRCELDSWAPLTVQTVFLGGGTPSSLSVEHLEELLSMIRDTIEPDAVTEWSCEVNPGTMTANKAALMVQAGINRVSIGAQSMRDGVLQALGRIHTVRDTLETIDVFTTCGLDNFNLDLMYGLPGESLEECRSDVTAMLKLQPAHVATYALSVEQGTPLERSINTGHCARPDDDITRDQYDMLRQELGDNGYEHYELSNFSLPDRACRHNVTYWQNGQWLGCGPAACSHWKGHRWGNMRDLPRWSACVQNGSSPRIDEEIDTPEQFARDTLMLGLRLMEGLSYDVFREKTGISLKTLCGEGLSQMIALGMITANPDGIRLAPEAYFISNAVIAELL; from the coding sequence ATGACTGCATCGTTATATATCCATGTCCCTTTTTGTGTAAAGAAATGCGCTTATTGTGATTTTTATTCCTGTCCTGCGCAGAATGATCGAATTATCACGGATTATTTACGCGCCTTGCGCTGCGAACTGGATTCATGGGCACCGCTGACGGTTCAAACGGTTTTTCTGGGTGGCGGAACCCCGTCTTCGCTTTCCGTGGAGCACCTGGAAGAGTTGCTGTCGATGATCAGGGACACCATTGAACCGGATGCCGTGACGGAATGGAGCTGTGAAGTCAATCCCGGCACGATGACAGCGAACAAGGCAGCGTTGATGGTGCAGGCGGGGATTAATCGTGTTTCTATCGGAGCCCAATCTATGCGCGACGGCGTATTACAGGCACTAGGCCGTATTCATACGGTGCGTGACACCTTGGAGACCATTGATGTATTTACGACCTGCGGTCTGGATAATTTTAATTTAGATTTGATGTATGGACTGCCTGGGGAGTCGCTGGAGGAGTGCCGCTCGGATGTAACAGCGATGCTGAAGCTGCAGCCCGCCCATGTGGCAACCTATGCGTTGAGTGTTGAGCAGGGAACGCCTTTGGAACGGTCTATAAACACGGGACATTGTGCCCGGCCTGACGATGATATCACGCGGGATCAATATGATATGCTGCGACAGGAACTCGGTGATAACGGGTATGAACACTATGAACTGTCGAATTTCAGCCTCCCGGATCGTGCCTGCCGGCACAATGTGACCTATTGGCAGAATGGACAATGGCTTGGATGCGGACCGGCGGCCTGTTCGCACTGGAAGGGACACCGCTGGGGAAATATGCGTGATCTGCCCCGCTGGTCAGCCTGTGTACAAAACGGTTCATCGCCGCGTATTGATGAGGAAATCGATACGCCAGAGCAATTTGCAAGAGATACACTCATGCTCGGATTGCGTTTGATGGAGGGACTTTCCTATGACGTGTTTCGTGAAAAAACAGGGATTTCACTGAAGACGTTATGCGGGGAAGGTTTATCACAAATGATCGCGCTCGGCATGATAACTGCTAATCCGGACGGGATCAGGCTCGCCCCCGAAGCCTATTTCATAAGCAATGCGGTGATCGCAGAGTTACTTTAG
- a CDS encoding sodium-translocating pyrophosphatase yields the protein MSVIPAAWWIAPVSSVLALIFAWVFYKKMLEADEGTEEMKSIAGYVREGAMAYLYSQYKVVGFVFFVLFVILSALAWFDIENPFVPVAFLTGGFFSGLCGYIGMKTATAASSRTANGCRSSLNEGLQVAFRSGAVMGLVVVGFGLLDICIWYLFLDKVIYTSANMAQGLSLFGLTLVPAGCTMAGKLVQITTTMITFGMGASTQALFARVGGGIYTKAADVGADLVGKVEAGIPEDDPRNPATIADNVGDNVGDVAGMGADLYESYCGSILATAALGAAVASQAGDAKLGIGLVTSPMIVAGIGTIISIGGIMVVRCREGATQKNLLRALLTGTLGSSVAIVLILIVLKLLGLVPSWGIVGSVIAGLMAGVVIGQATEYYTSDEYAPTKGIADQARMGPATTIIDGLATGMYSAGAPVITIVIGILCAFGFAGGFHEIGMGLYGIGFAAVGMLATLGVTLATDAYGPIADNAGGNAEMAHLPHEVRERTDALDSLGNTTAATGKGFAIGSAALTAMALLAAYIEEVKIWVAKMPDVTSMLGITKPVLHMELTDFIDVYKLHIMNPLLLCGMFIGAMMAFVFCAMTMKAVGRAAGAMVEEVRRQFKDFPGIMKGTQKPDYARCVAISTTGAQREMVLPSLLAIIVPVATGLILGVAGVMGLLAGGLVSGFVLATMLNNAGGAWDNAKKYVEKGHHGGKGSDTHKASVVGDTVGDPCKDTSGPSLNILIKLMTMVSVVFAPVVVKFSPIVQSWLGMIQ from the coding sequence ATGTCTGTCATCCCCGCTGCCTGGTGGATTGCACCTGTCTCGTCTGTGCTTGCCTTAATTTTTGCATGGGTTTTCTATAAAAAAATGCTGGAGGCGGACGAGGGAACAGAGGAAATGAAATCCATCGCCGGATATGTCCGCGAGGGAGCAATGGCTTATTTATATAGTCAGTACAAAGTCGTGGGCTTTGTGTTTTTCGTTTTGTTTGTGATCCTGAGTGCGCTTGCCTGGTTTGATATTGAAAACCCCTTTGTCCCGGTGGCCTTTCTCACAGGCGGATTCTTTTCCGGTCTATGCGGATATATAGGAATGAAAACCGCGACGGCGGCATCCTCTCGCACAGCCAACGGCTGCAGAAGCAGTTTAAATGAAGGTCTGCAGGTCGCCTTTCGGTCTGGTGCTGTGATGGGACTGGTCGTGGTAGGTTTTGGCCTGCTGGATATTTGTATTTGGTATCTGTTCCTCGATAAAGTTATCTATACCTCCGCAAACATGGCGCAGGGATTAAGTCTGTTCGGATTGACGCTGGTTCCGGCCGGCTGCACAATGGCGGGTAAACTGGTTCAGATTACAACGACAATGATTACTTTTGGGATGGGTGCCTCTACGCAGGCGTTGTTTGCCCGTGTCGGTGGTGGTATTTATACCAAAGCGGCGGACGTCGGGGCTGACCTAGTGGGGAAAGTGGAAGCAGGCATTCCGGAAGACGATCCGCGCAATCCGGCGACGATTGCTGATAACGTCGGCGATAACGTCGGCGATGTTGCAGGTATGGGGGCTGACCTTTATGAATCCTATTGCGGATCGATTCTGGCAACGGCAGCACTGGGTGCGGCTGTGGCCTCACAGGCGGGCGATGCAAAGCTAGGCATTGGACTGGTTACCTCTCCCATGATTGTTGCGGGTATCGGGACGATCATTTCCATTGGCGGGATTATGGTGGTGCGCTGCCGTGAAGGGGCCACGCAGAAGAACTTGTTACGCGCCCTTTTGACCGGAACGCTCGGCAGTTCTGTGGCCATTGTGCTGATCCTGATCGTGTTGAAACTTTTAGGACTGGTTCCGAGCTGGGGCATTGTCGGTTCGGTGATTGCCGGTCTGATGGCTGGCGTGGTCATTGGTCAGGCAACAGAATATTATACATCGGATGAATATGCCCCCACCAAAGGCATCGCTGATCAGGCCCGTATGGGTCCTGCTACAACCATCATCGACGGGTTGGCGACGGGAATGTATTCCGCAGGAGCTCCGGTGATCACCATTGTCATCGGTATTCTCTGTGCCTTCGGTTTCGCCGGTGGTTTCCATGAAATCGGCATGGGTCTTTACGGTATTGGTTTTGCTGCTGTGGGTATGCTGGCCACATTGGGCGTGACTCTGGCTACCGACGCCTATGGCCCTATTGCTGACAATGCCGGCGGCAACGCGGAAATGGCTCATCTGCCGCATGAAGTGCGTGAACGCACTGACGCGCTGGATTCCCTTGGCAACACCACCGCCGCCACAGGAAAAGGTTTTGCAATCGGTTCTGCAGCACTCACAGCCATGGCTCTGCTGGCCGCCTACATCGAAGAAGTAAAAATATGGGTCGCCAAAATGCCGGATGTCACCAGTATGCTCGGCATTACCAAGCCGGTGCTGCATATGGAACTGACTGATTTTATTGATGTATACAAATTACATATTATGAATCCATTGCTACTGTGCGGCATGTTTATCGGTGCCATGATGGCCTTTGTCTTTTGTGCGATGACCATGAAGGCGGTGGGACGTGCAGCCGGAGCAATGGTTGAAGAAGTTCGTCGCCAGTTCAAAGACTTCCCCGGCATCATGAAGGGAACACAGAAGCCGGATTATGCCCGCTGTGTTGCGATCTCCACCACCGGTGCGCAGCGTGAAATGGTTCTGCCGTCACTGCTTGCCATTATCGTCCCTGTGGCAACCGGTCTGATTCTAGGTGTTGCGGGAGTGATGGGACTGCTTGCAGGCGGACTGGTTTCCGGCTTTGTGCTGGCCACGATGCTTAACAATGCAGGTGGAGCCTGGGACAATGCGAAAAAATATGTCGAAAAAGGGCATCACGGAGGCAAAGGCTCTGACACCCATAAAGCCAGTGTCGTAGGTGATACCGTGGGGGATCCCTGCAAAGATACCAGCGGACCATCCCTGAACATCCTGATCAAACTGATGACCATGGTCAGTGTCGTCTTTGCCCCGGTCGTTGTGAAATTCTCGCCCATTGTACAGTCCTGGCTGGGCATGATTCAGTAA
- a CDS encoding DUF115 domain-containing protein codes for MTGQDSQSIGENELIISVGEQGFADLAELRKQLPTQIPVIYLCMATDVTVPRNLPQNTRWITVDPMQQWRNQLVAAIGDYQRYKDLRLITPHVLSEQVKTLLPLMQQTIKQALSARSGNAVKSMTRLRCALQNLPLMFTNRSTRLVPRDHLCAIVCAAGPSLKEALPDIRHIHRSSQAVIIAVGHAVPTLMAADITPDIVVENDNRAGRHWQQDLRLPDSLLVTVPDVDSSVPARFRHILWSASSFMPINEMLNTLRIPLLPMTIGRTVSIHALDTAVRLGCSTIFMIGQDCSLAETGALYPGGQRPDDAEQHGLSKLPGYNGSAVYATHNLVDLWNALNQYMDFIPSVLPAEQRPVFYNASDRGALIAHTEYKPLRSHSFDTSLKHALFTTTYTEAYDNSALHQMLVNLRQYERIAGCLADLTDVADAPLDKDSEESVRAYLRAERDLFIKSPNHPLFTFIRQAAEQLYAPLPEWKDMQPVGIKRHLNQFYSFVHTLCEDVKKDVDRALTKVSPSPDRSAHSEYSPYIFSAFYHAGCRRIAQNNSDLAGILESISPENQPRSMRLRWEAQVFPYVEILQKDRSVALTDHPWDAPACAERDIRAFLAENQWDSARHGLIILEPVNWIHAAVMMQLQPQTSLLVVCHWLELLATQLYHGAPLHYLPEDTLIVATENRLPGWGLLFQQRLNLWRAENRIPLLFVPPRIRDIRDIRQLEQMIRRTISS; via the coding sequence ATGACAGGACAGGATTCGCAGTCGATCGGTGAAAATGAATTAATTATCAGTGTGGGCGAACAAGGCTTCGCGGATCTGGCTGAACTTCGTAAACAACTGCCGACGCAGATTCCTGTCATCTATTTGTGCATGGCGACAGATGTAACGGTTCCCCGGAATTTACCGCAAAATACGCGCTGGATCACGGTTGATCCCATGCAGCAGTGGCGCAATCAGTTGGTCGCGGCCATCGGGGATTACCAGCGATACAAAGATCTGCGTCTGATTACTCCTCATGTCTTGTCAGAACAGGTTAAAACCCTGCTGCCCCTGATGCAGCAGACCATCAAACAGGCCCTGTCCGCCCGTTCCGGAAATGCGGTAAAAAGCATGACGCGACTGCGCTGTGCCCTGCAAAATTTACCATTGATGTTCACCAATCGCAGCACCCGGCTGGTTCCCCGCGACCATCTCTGTGCTATTGTCTGCGCGGCCGGCCCCTCCCTTAAAGAAGCACTGCCGGATATTCGCCATATTCATCGTTCCAGTCAGGCCGTGATCATTGCTGTGGGACATGCTGTTCCAACCCTCATGGCGGCTGATATCACGCCGGATATTGTTGTAGAAAACGACAACCGGGCCGGACGGCATTGGCAGCAGGATCTTCGCCTGCCCGATAGTTTACTGGTGACCGTTCCGGATGTCGATTCTTCGGTGCCGGCACGTTTTCGTCACATTTTATGGAGTGCCTCCTCATTTATGCCCATCAATGAGATGCTCAACACCCTGCGTATTCCACTGCTGCCCATGACCATCGGCCGAACCGTCAGTATTCACGCATTGGATACCGCAGTGCGTCTGGGCTGTTCCACCATTTTTATGATAGGACAAGATTGTTCCCTGGCCGAAACAGGAGCACTATACCCCGGCGGACAGCGTCCTGATGATGCGGAACAACATGGCCTGAGCAAGTTGCCGGGCTACAATGGAAGTGCGGTTTATGCCACACATAATCTGGTAGATCTGTGGAATGCACTGAATCAATACATGGATTTCATCCCGTCGGTGCTGCCTGCAGAACAACGGCCTGTTTTTTATAACGCCTCGGATCGCGGCGCCCTCATTGCTCACACGGAATACAAACCGCTGCGCTCGCATTCCTTCGATACCTCGCTGAAACACGCCCTGTTCACCACAACCTATACGGAGGCCTACGACAACAGCGCACTCCATCAGATGCTGGTGAATCTGCGCCAGTACGAACGCATTGCAGGATGCCTTGCTGATCTAACCGATGTGGCTGATGCTCCGCTGGATAAGGATTCGGAAGAAAGCGTGCGAGCCTATCTCCGGGCAGAACGGGATTTGTTTATTAAGTCTCCCAATCATCCACTTTTTACATTTATCCGCCAGGCGGCCGAACAGCTGTATGCCCCGTTACCAGAATGGAAGGATATGCAGCCTGTCGGGATAAAACGGCATTTGAACCAGTTTTATTCGTTCGTTCATACGTTGTGCGAAGACGTAAAAAAAGATGTGGACCGAGCTCTTACAAAAGTATCGCCCAGTCCGGATCGTTCTGCCCATTCGGAATACTCCCCGTATATCTTCAGTGCGTTTTACCATGCCGGATGTCGGCGTATCGCACAAAATAACAGCGATCTGGCCGGTATTCTGGAATCTATTTCCCCGGAAAACCAACCCCGATCCATGCGATTACGATGGGAGGCGCAGGTCTTTCCCTATGTGGAAATCCTGCAGAAAGACCGCTCCGTGGCCCTGACCGATCATCCATGGGATGCGCCAGCCTGTGCCGAACGCGATATCCGTGCTTTTTTGGCCGAAAACCAATGGGATTCAGCGCGACACGGCCTGATCATCCTCGAACCGGTAAACTGGATTCATGCTGCGGTGATGATGCAGCTCCAGCCGCAGACATCACTGCTGGTGGTGTGCCATTGGCTGGAATTACTGGCCACCCAGCTTTATCATGGAGCCCCGCTGCATTACCTGCCGGAGGACACCCTGATTGTGGCGACAGAAAATCGTTTGCCCGGTTGGGGGCTGCTTTTTCAACAGCGGCTCAACCTCTGGCGGGCAGAGAATAGAATACCGCTCCTTTTCGTTCCGCCAAGAATTCGCGACATCAGAGATATTCGTCAGCTGGAACAAATGATTCGCCGCACCATTTCATCCTGA
- a CDS encoding flavin reductase family protein produces the protein MLNKLPDNNMFLPMTNCIIGTMADQMPNFAAIAWVTRANMLPPMLAVCIGKKQQSGEVIADTGTFSLSIPGTKLLKKYDYIGTTSGRTIDKSNVFPHFFSEKTGMPIISDAAMACECVVNKQVELPSHNVFIGEILSTWCQADCITDGAPDIQKMNPFFLSMPDDRYWSLGENIGRAWDYSRTEAPFSSE, from the coding sequence ATGCTGAATAAACTGCCCGACAATAATATGTTTCTACCCATGACCAACTGCATTATCGGCACCATGGCTGATCAGATGCCCAATTTTGCCGCCATTGCCTGGGTGACTCGAGCCAACATGCTTCCTCCCATGCTGGCAGTTTGCATTGGTAAAAAACAGCAGTCAGGGGAAGTTATTGCAGATACTGGAACGTTTTCACTCAGTATTCCAGGAACGAAGCTCCTTAAAAAGTACGATTACATTGGAACGACATCCGGTCGCACAATAGATAAATCGAACGTATTTCCGCATTTTTTCAGTGAAAAAACCGGGATGCCGATCATATCCGATGCCGCCATGGCTTGTGAATGCGTTGTCAACAAACAGGTTGAGCTGCCATCGCATAACGTGTTTATTGGAGAAATACTGTCGACATGGTGCCAGGCAGACTGCATCACCGACGGTGCGCCGGATATCCAGAAAATGAATCCCTTCTTTTTGTCCATGCCCGATGATCGCTATTGGAGTCTGGGCGAAAATATCGGAAGGGCATGGGATTACAGCCGAACAGAAGCACCTTTCTCCAGTGAATAG
- a CDS encoding TrmJ/YjtD family RNA methyltransferase, with amino-acid sequence MTENPMEQVRIVLVDPLYSGNVGAICRCMANCGVHDLVIAEGSRDMDTVDCRKRAMHAETIMQNRSECSTLAEAVEDCIAVIGTTARKGLYRAHSKTMREWAPDLVQLAAAGRVALVFGTEDKGLSNDHLLLCTHLVQIPSHPDYSSLNLSHAVMICLYEMYVASGHFEPSEEISPPAPSGQRERLLMVWREMLQDIGFMNEEKSDHMMQGVRRIFTRDNLTLSDVKIMMGVARQSQWNAMKVKELKTQLSALQAELAAAKSATPDKAADE; translated from the coding sequence GTGACGGAAAATCCCATGGAACAGGTTCGTATTGTTTTAGTAGATCCGCTGTACAGTGGAAATGTCGGTGCGATCTGCCGGTGTATGGCCAACTGCGGGGTCCACGATCTGGTCATTGCAGAAGGGTCGCGCGATATGGATACGGTGGACTGCCGAAAACGTGCCATGCATGCCGAAACCATCATGCAGAACCGCAGCGAGTGTTCCACGCTGGCGGAAGCGGTCGAAGACTGCATTGCGGTGATAGGGACAACGGCACGCAAAGGACTCTACCGCGCCCATTCAAAAACCATGCGCGAGTGGGCTCCTGATCTCGTTCAGCTTGCTGCAGCGGGCAGGGTTGCCCTTGTTTTCGGAACCGAGGACAAAGGCCTGAGTAATGATCACCTGCTGCTGTGTACTCATCTGGTACAGATTCCTTCACATCCTGATTACAGCTCGCTCAATCTGTCGCACGCAGTGATGATCTGCCTCTATGAGATGTATGTGGCCAGCGGACATTTTGAACCGAGTGAAGAAATTTCCCCTCCTGCCCCGAGTGGCCAGCGAGAACGCCTCCTTATGGTATGGCGCGAAATGCTGCAGGATATCGGGTTCATGAATGAGGAGAAATCAGATCACATGATGCAGGGAGTCCGCCGCATCTTCACCCGCGACAACCTGACCCTTTCCGATGTCAAAATCATGATGGGTGTGGCAAGGCAGTCACAATGGAATGCGATGAAAGTAAAGGAACTCAAAACACAGCTTTCCGCATTGCAGGCGGAACTGGCAGCCGCGAAGAGCGCAACCCCGGATAAGGCCGCCGATGAATAA
- the flgL gene encoding flagellar hook-associated protein 3: MRITDSMNTSTMTSYLLKNRDELYRLQEQTSSGKKVQYASDDPAAYSRISSMYTQQSRITQFNKNTTQLDGDLLTMDANLQNVHDKLKRVSEITIQGGDSSKNPNDLIALGEEVDQYLESLVGNANTHPGESYIYSGLRQDTPAYEIVRDDEGRISEVNYQGSDQTRMVEIGENDYVPGTLVGSDMTGDNGVFQTNDNDVFADLILIRDRLLAGTNLAQEDAATADEATGTLTVSDIYATGGAVSLSTDGTLPSGLDADTTYYAIRISDTEIKLADSLENARAGIALSFTDAGTGDLKVTQEHQACIEKDTDQVIDVLTRLGAYEERVSANKSVLLTKSNQLNIRLEDEESIDIAKAAMELSEKQTAYEAAMRATMTTMNSSLLSMM, encoded by the coding sequence ATGCGAATAACGGACTCAATGAACACATCGACGATGACGTCGTATCTGCTTAAAAACAGGGACGAACTGTATCGCTTGCAGGAGCAGACTTCCAGCGGTAAAAAAGTTCAGTATGCCTCGGATGATCCGGCAGCGTACAGCCGAATTTCGAGTATGTATACGCAGCAGAGCCGGATCACACAATTCAATAAAAATACAACGCAGCTTGATGGCGATCTGCTCACCATGGATGCGAATCTTCAGAACGTGCATGATAAACTCAAGCGTGTTTCTGAAATAACGATTCAGGGGGGCGACAGCTCGAAAAATCCCAACGACCTGATTGCACTCGGCGAAGAGGTCGATCAATACCTTGAAAGTCTCGTCGGTAATGCCAATACACATCCCGGAGAAAGTTATATTTATTCCGGATTGCGACAGGATACGCCGGCCTATGAAATCGTTCGTGATGATGAAGGGCGTATCAGTGAAGTGAATTATCAGGGCAGCGATCAGACCCGCATGGTGGAAATAGGCGAAAACGACTACGTACCGGGAACACTGGTCGGCAGTGACATGACGGGCGATAACGGCGTTTTTCAAACAAATGATAATGATGTATTTGCCGATTTGATTCTGATTCGTGACCGATTACTCGCAGGAACGAATTTAGCACAGGAGGACGCGGCGACGGCAGATGAAGCGACCGGCACGCTCACGGTTTCTGATATCTACGCTACGGGCGGTGCAGTAAGTCTTTCTACAGACGGAACGTTGCCGTCGGGACTGGATGCCGATACCACATACTATGCCATTCGAATATCTGACACAGAGATTAAACTCGCCGATTCACTCGAAAATGCCAGAGCCGGAATAGCTTTGAGTTTTACCGATGCAGGAACGGGTGATTTGAAAGTCACGCAGGAGCATCAGGCCTGCATCGAGAAGGATACCGATCAGGTGATTGATGTGCTTACGCGTCTGGGTGCCTATGAAGAACGTGTCAGTGCTAATAAATCGGTGCTGCTCACCAAAAGTAATCAGCTGAATATTCGTCTGGAAGACGAAGAATCCATCGATATAGCAAAGGCCGCCATGGAACTCAGCGAGAAGCAGACGGCCTACGAAGCAGCGATGAGAGCCACCATGACGACGATGAACTCGTCATTGCTGAGTATGATGTAA